The following are from one region of the Cinclus cinclus chromosome 7, bCinCin1.1, whole genome shotgun sequence genome:
- the LOC134046399 gene encoding WASH complex subunit 2A-like isoform X3, with product MLSNTQFIENRVYDEEVEEPIPKADVGDKTEQEKTREQKEADLIPKIQEAVNYGLQVLDSAFEQLDIKAGNSDSEEEESNERVELILEPKDLYIDRPLPYLIGSQQFMEQDDVGLGDLSSEEGSVDSDRGSVIDSEEKDEEESDDEFGNPSEDDQKTRIPQMSDEDDDDGCDLFDSEKEEDEDGDIDESTKPKKKKPTSFADELAARIKGEVPVRQDEEHSSVSSETKTRKTAKEKKEVRVPSDDEDDNIFKPPKLTDEDFTPFGSRGGLFSGGTGLFDDEESDLFAEAPKGEESKKREERVSVSEGGSDVFSSTVTEEKDKKSAAQNIEKTPKQPGKVLLFDNDDDDDDFFVEATKKPPDTVKSTADLFDDDEEGDLFKEKPAIPSEIAGTTKETESHRETIMEKKSQPSSGEDFKPLSETPPRKQRGLFSDEEDSEDLFSSSKPVKSKATSLPTRKSMTKAPLSLFDDDEEDLFAVGPAKKHQEKSPEEKAKQPGPLKKASSLFFSSDEEEHWNVSKPAKLPSEDLAKPTSTVSQAKDVKTTSLFEEEDEEDLFAITKESQRKPQKPSLLFEDDDINGESFFSSQSVLLPSAAKAAVEKVKPAQAPLIFNEEEKEEDLPDRTVKSNQVEDTLWCSEERGAAPVSQGIDVTEQQTEEKPFAVISSEPASSSDLFATSPPALGKDVKSQAKKVLSLFEEEEDERLEDDNGIKNAQKGVVVASEEGTRPKSTGVFQDEELLFSHKLQKDNDPDVDLFASPKKSMSANRILKLSPGRGLFGDDDEDDLFSTAKPNIPKMAEKKTLQTSVGPSSVSSNLENALSAKQDETLKTANTEKSTGPVPIKTKEPSSRIGKLQANLAINPSALLPGAMPKISNVKSPLPVLDTPLHEPKEVQNSEAFSAAGSNEDLGVSFDQPMQADTLHNANKTRIRVPGKRRPPSRMARRLAAQEAEASEEVDTAKEPQFSLPKQMSAVVNIKEALAAEAESKENGFLSSLSLPAHSSVLSAGTNKLLPPESTENGDDLFESEDLFASSSTSRPAAQSKLEEMTDSMANKPIKGREKKPDLGDQDSNDLLQPVQHKSSTKSSPIPFLEEEEESLFTSQKIGKKELKSAVHQAGDHTAQDIFEDDIFATEAIKPMTKMKEKMPETNLFDDNIDIFADLTAKPKEKKTKKKVEQKSIFDDDMDDIFSSSQVKIPTPKTRSSQATSEAKSESKILSTFDDPLNAFGGQ from the exons ATGCTTTCCAACACGCAGTTCATAGAGAAT AGAGTATATGATGAGGAAGTAGAAGAACCTATTCCCAAAGCTGATGTTGGAGACAAAACAGAGCAG GAAAAGACGCGGGAACAGAAAGAAGCTGATCTGATCCCTAAAATTCAGGAAGCAGTCAATTATGGGTTGCAGGTTCTGGACAGCGCATTTGAACAGCTAGACATCAAAGCAGGGAACTCTGActcagaagaggaagaaagtaATGAAAGAGTAGAACTGATACTTGAGCCAAAG GATCTCTATATTGACAGACCTTTGCCTTACTTGATTGGCTCTCAGCAGTTTATGGAACAGGATGATGTTGGCCTTGGGGATCTCTCTAGTGAAG AAGGATCGGTAGATAGTGATCGAGGAAGTGTAATTGACAGTGAAGAGAAGGATGAGGAG GAATCAGATGATGAATTTGGAAACCCTAGTGAAGATGACCAAAAGACG AGGATACCCCAGATGagtgatgaagatgatgatgatggctGTGATCTCTTTGACTCTGAaaaagaggaggatgaggatggagacATAGATGAAAGCACAAAGCCT aaaaagaagaagccAACATCGTTTGCAGATGAGCTGGCAGCCCGAATCAAAGGAGAAGTGCCAGTCAGACAGGATGAAGAGCATTCGT CTGTGTCATCAGAGACCAAAACAAGGAAAACCgcaaaagagaagaaggaagttAGAGTCCCATCGGATG ATGAAGATGATAATATCTTCAAGCCTCCTAAACTGACTGATGAGGACTTCACACCATTTGGTTCGAGGGGTGGCCTCTTCAGTGGTGGAACAGGCCTCTTTGATGATGAAGAG AGTGATCTTTTTGCTGAAGCACCAAAAGGAGAAGAAtcaaaaaagagagaggaacgAGTCTCAGTAAGTGAAG GAGGAAGTGATGTGTTTAGTTCCACTGTAACTGaggaaaaagacaagaaatctgcagcacagaacatAGAAAAAACTCCTAAACAGCCTGGGAAAGTTCTTCTGTttgataatgatgatgatgatgatgacttCTTTGTGGAAGCAACTAAAAAGCCTCCAGATACAG TCAAGTCCACAGCTGACCTATTTGATGACGATGAAGAAGGTGACTTATTCAAGGAGAAACCTGCCATTCCTTCTGAGATTGCTGGGACAactaaagaaacagaaagccATAGGGAGacaataatggaaaaaaag AGTCAACCATCTTCAGGTGAGGACTTCAAGCCTTTATCTGAAACGCCTCCAAGAAAACAGAGAGGACTTTTCTCTGATGAGGAGGATTCTGAA GATTTGTTTTCATCAAGTAAACCTGTGAAGTCCAAAGCTACATCTCTCCCCACCAGAAAGTCCATGACAAAAGCTCCACTTTCCTTGtttgatgatgatgaagag gaTCTCTTTGCTGTGGGACCTGCTAAGAAGCACCAGGAAAAGTCCccagaagagaaagcaaaacagcCAGGGCCTCTCAAGAAAGCTTCCAGCTTATTCTTCAGCAGTGATGAGGAG gAACATTGGAATGTCTCCAAGCCAGCTAAACTTCCTTCTGAAGACCTTGCAAAACCAACTAGCACTGTCAGTCAGGCTAAAGATGTGAAGACGACAAGCCTCTttgaggaagaggatgaggaggacTTATTTGCAATCACTAAAGAGAG CCAAAGAAAGCCACAGAAGCCATCATTGTTATTTGAAGATGATGATATTAATGGAGAATCATTCTTCAGCTCCCAATCAGTGCTACTTCCTTCAGCTGCTAAGGCTGCAGTG GAGAaagtaaaaccagcacaagcaCCACTTATCtttaatgaagaagaaaaggaggaagatcTGCCAGATAGAACAGTGAAATCTAACCAGGTAGAAGATACACTGTGGTGTTCAGAAGAAcgtggagcagctcctgtgtctCAAGGAATTGATGTTACAGAGCAGcaaacagaggaaaaa CCTTTTGCAGTAATATCTTCAGAGCCAGCTAGCAGTTCAGATCTGTTTGCAACATCACcaccagctctggggaaagatgTGAAAAGCCAAGCAAAGAAAGTGCTAAGCTTAtttgaggaggaggaagacGAAAGACTGGAAGATGATAATGGCataaaaaatgcacagaaaggaGTTGTTGTG gCTTCTGAGGAAGGTACTCGGCCCAAAAGCACTGGGGTCTTTCAAGACGAAGAGCTTCTCTTCAGTCACAAACTTCAGAAGGACAATGACCCAGACGTAGACCTCTTTGCCAGCCCCAAGAAGTCAATG TCTGCAAACCGTATCCTGAAGCTATCACCTGGAAGAGGGCTTTTTGGggatgatgatgaggatgatcTCTTCAGTACTGCAAAACCAAACATTCCG AAAATGGCCGAGAAGAAAACTCTACAGACCAGTGTCGGCCCTTCCTCAGTGAGCAGTAACCTAGAAAATGCTTTAAGTGCCAAGCAAGATGAGACTCTGAAGACAGCAAATACAGAG AAGTCTACAGGTCCCGTTCCCATTAAAACCAAAGAGCCTTCATCTCGGATTGGAAAGTTACAA GCTAACTTAGCTATTAACCCTTCAGCCTTACTACCTGGTGCAATGCCTAAGATCTCCAATGTTAAGTCCCCCTTACCAGTGCTGGACACTCCATTACATGAGCCCAAGGAGGTACAGAACAGTGAAGCcttctctgctgcaggaagcaatGAAGACCTTGGCGTAAGCTTTGATCAGCCCATGCAAGCAGACACCTTGCACAATGCCAATAAG ACCAGGATCAGGGTTCCAGGGAAGCGCAGACCCCCTAGCAGAATGGCGCGCCGTCTGGCTGCCCAAGAGGCTGAAGCAAGTGAGGAGGTGGACACTGCTAAAGAGCCACAATTCTCTCTACCAAAACAGATGTCAGCAGTAGTGAACATAAAAGAGGCCCTTGCTGCTGAAGCAGAATCCAAGGAAAATGGCTTTCTCTCTAGCTTGTCACTGCCAGCTCACAGCAGTGTTTTGTCTGCTGGGACAAACAAACTCCTTCCTCCAGAATCCACAGAAAACGGGGATGATCTGTTTGAATCTGAGGACCTTTTTGCAAGCAGCTCAACATCCAGACCAGCTGCACAATCAAAGTTGGAGGAAATGACAGACAGTATGGCTAACAAACCCATAAAGGGCAGGGAGAAAAAGCCTGATCTAGGTGATCAGGACAGCAATGATCTCCTCCAGCCTGTACAACACAAGTCTTCAACAAAAAGCAGCCCTATACCTTttttggaggaggaagaagaatcTCTCTTTACCTCtcagaaaattggaaaaaaggAGTTAAAATCTGCTGTCCACCAAGCAGGTGACCATACTGCCCAAGATATCTTTGAG GATGATATATTTGCTACTGAGGCAATTAAGCCAATGAccaaaatgaaagagaaaatgccaGAGACTAACCTGTTTGATGATAACATTGATATTTTTGCGGATCTAActgcaaaaccaaaagaaaagaagaccAAGAAGAAGGTGGAACAAAAATCCATATTTGATGATGATATGG ATGATATCTTCTCTAGCAGCCAAGTCAAGATACCTACTCCTAAAACCAGATCTTCCCAGGCAACCTCAGAAGCAAAATCTGAGAGCAAGATCCTGAGCACATTTGATGACCCGCTGAATGCCTTTGGAGGCCAGTAG
- the LOC134046399 gene encoding WASH complex subunit 2A-like isoform X1 — translation MNGDVAEPAPVWERPWSLDEIRKGSQSWSLASDAGLLHFLQEFSQQTISRTHEIKKQVDGLINETKATDCRLHNVFNDFLMLSNTQFIENRVYDEEVEEPIPKADVGDKTEQEKTREQKEADLIPKIQEAVNYGLQVLDSAFEQLDIKAGNSDSEEEESNERVELILEPKDLYIDRPLPYLIGSQQFMEQDDVGLGDLSSEEGSVDSDRGSVIDSEEKDEEESDDEFGNPSEDDQKTRIPQMSDEDDDDGCDLFDSEKEEDEDGDIDESTKPKKKKPTSFADELAARIKGEVPVRQDEEHSSVSSETKTRKTAKEKKEVRVPSDDEDDNIFKPPKLTDEDFTPFGSRGGLFSGGTGLFDDEESDLFAEAPKGEESKKREERVSVSEASSTKSLKKVPAGAVFLFPGGSDVFSSTVTEEKDKKSAAQNIEKTPKQPGKVLLFDNDDDDDDFFVEATKKPPDTVKSTADLFDDDEEGDLFKEKPAIPSEIAGTTKETESHRETIMEKKSQPSSGEDFKPLSETPPRKQRGLFSDEEDSEDLFSSSKPVKSKATSLPTRKSMTKAPLSLFDDDEEDLFAVGPAKKHQEKSPEEKAKQPGPLKKASSLFFSSDEEEHWNVSKPAKLPSEDLAKPTSTVSQAKDVKTTSLFEEEDEEDLFAITKESQRKPQKPSLLFEDDDINGESFFSSQSVLLPSAAKAEKVKPAQAPLIFNEEEKEEDLPDRTVKSNQVEDTLWCSEERGAAPVSQGIDVTEQQTEEKPFAVISSEPASSSDLFATSPPALGKDVKSQAKKVLSLFEEEEDERLEDDNGIKNAQKGVVVASEEGTRPKSTGVFQDEELLFSHKLQKDNDPDVDLFASPKKSMSANRILKLSPGRGLFGDDDEDDLFSTAKPNIPKMAEKKTLQTSVGPSSVSSNLENALSAKQDETLKTANTEKSTGPVPIKTKEPSSRIGKLQANLAINPSALLPGAMPKISNVKSPLPVLDTPLHEPKEVQNSEAFSAAGSNEDLGVSFDQPMQADTLHNANKTRIRVPGKRRPPSRMARRLAAQEAEASEEVDTAKEPQFSLPKQMSAVVNIKEALAAEAESKENGFLSSLSLPAHSSVLSAGTNKLLPPESTENGDDLFESEDLFASSSTSRPAAQSKLEEMTDSMANKPIKGREKKPDLGDQDSNDLLQPVQHKSSTKSSPIPFLEEEEESLFTSQKIGKKELKSAVHQAGDHTAQDIFEDDIFATEAIKPMTKMKEKMPETNLFDDNIDIFADLTAKPKEKKTKKKVEQKSIFDDDMDDIFSSSQVKIPTPKTRSSQATSEAKSESKILSTFDDPLNAFGGQ, via the exons ATGAACGGGGACGTGGCGGAGCCGGCGCCGGTGTGGGAGCGGCCGTGGTCGCTGGACGAGATCCGTaagggcagccagagctggtCCTTGGCCTCGGACGCCGGG CTTCTGCATTTTCTCCAAGAGTTCTCACAGCAAACCATTTCCAGGACACACGAAATCAAAAAACAGGTGGATGGATTGATTAATGAAACAAAAGCTACGGACTGTCGCCTTCATAATGTCTTCAATGACTTTCTTATGCTTTCCAACACGCAGTTCATAGAGAAT AGAGTATATGATGAGGAAGTAGAAGAACCTATTCCCAAAGCTGATGTTGGAGACAAAACAGAGCAG GAAAAGACGCGGGAACAGAAAGAAGCTGATCTGATCCCTAAAATTCAGGAAGCAGTCAATTATGGGTTGCAGGTTCTGGACAGCGCATTTGAACAGCTAGACATCAAAGCAGGGAACTCTGActcagaagaggaagaaagtaATGAAAGAGTAGAACTGATACTTGAGCCAAAG GATCTCTATATTGACAGACCTTTGCCTTACTTGATTGGCTCTCAGCAGTTTATGGAACAGGATGATGTTGGCCTTGGGGATCTCTCTAGTGAAG AAGGATCGGTAGATAGTGATCGAGGAAGTGTAATTGACAGTGAAGAGAAGGATGAGGAG GAATCAGATGATGAATTTGGAAACCCTAGTGAAGATGACCAAAAGACG AGGATACCCCAGATGagtgatgaagatgatgatgatggctGTGATCTCTTTGACTCTGAaaaagaggaggatgaggatggagacATAGATGAAAGCACAAAGCCT aaaaagaagaagccAACATCGTTTGCAGATGAGCTGGCAGCCCGAATCAAAGGAGAAGTGCCAGTCAGACAGGATGAAGAGCATTCGT CTGTGTCATCAGAGACCAAAACAAGGAAAACCgcaaaagagaagaaggaagttAGAGTCCCATCGGATG ATGAAGATGATAATATCTTCAAGCCTCCTAAACTGACTGATGAGGACTTCACACCATTTGGTTCGAGGGGTGGCCTCTTCAGTGGTGGAACAGGCCTCTTTGATGATGAAGAG AGTGATCTTTTTGCTGAAGCACCAAAAGGAGAAGAAtcaaaaaagagagaggaacgAGTCTCAGTAAGTGAAG CATCCTCTACAAAGTCCTTAAAGAAAGTTCCTGCAGGTGCAGTATTTCTGTTTCCAG GAGGAAGTGATGTGTTTAGTTCCACTGTAACTGaggaaaaagacaagaaatctgcagcacagaacatAGAAAAAACTCCTAAACAGCCTGGGAAAGTTCTTCTGTttgataatgatgatgatgatgatgacttCTTTGTGGAAGCAACTAAAAAGCCTCCAGATACAG TCAAGTCCACAGCTGACCTATTTGATGACGATGAAGAAGGTGACTTATTCAAGGAGAAACCTGCCATTCCTTCTGAGATTGCTGGGACAactaaagaaacagaaagccATAGGGAGacaataatggaaaaaaag AGTCAACCATCTTCAGGTGAGGACTTCAAGCCTTTATCTGAAACGCCTCCAAGAAAACAGAGAGGACTTTTCTCTGATGAGGAGGATTCTGAA GATTTGTTTTCATCAAGTAAACCTGTGAAGTCCAAAGCTACATCTCTCCCCACCAGAAAGTCCATGACAAAAGCTCCACTTTCCTTGtttgatgatgatgaagag gaTCTCTTTGCTGTGGGACCTGCTAAGAAGCACCAGGAAAAGTCCccagaagagaaagcaaaacagcCAGGGCCTCTCAAGAAAGCTTCCAGCTTATTCTTCAGCAGTGATGAGGAG gAACATTGGAATGTCTCCAAGCCAGCTAAACTTCCTTCTGAAGACCTTGCAAAACCAACTAGCACTGTCAGTCAGGCTAAAGATGTGAAGACGACAAGCCTCTttgaggaagaggatgaggaggacTTATTTGCAATCACTAAAGAGAG CCAAAGAAAGCCACAGAAGCCATCATTGTTATTTGAAGATGATGATATTAATGGAGAATCATTCTTCAGCTCCCAATCAGTGCTACTTCCTTCAGCTGCTAAGGCT GAGAaagtaaaaccagcacaagcaCCACTTATCtttaatgaagaagaaaaggaggaagatcTGCCAGATAGAACAGTGAAATCTAACCAGGTAGAAGATACACTGTGGTGTTCAGAAGAAcgtggagcagctcctgtgtctCAAGGAATTGATGTTACAGAGCAGcaaacagaggaaaaa CCTTTTGCAGTAATATCTTCAGAGCCAGCTAGCAGTTCAGATCTGTTTGCAACATCACcaccagctctggggaaagatgTGAAAAGCCAAGCAAAGAAAGTGCTAAGCTTAtttgaggaggaggaagacGAAAGACTGGAAGATGATAATGGCataaaaaatgcacagaaaggaGTTGTTGTG gCTTCTGAGGAAGGTACTCGGCCCAAAAGCACTGGGGTCTTTCAAGACGAAGAGCTTCTCTTCAGTCACAAACTTCAGAAGGACAATGACCCAGACGTAGACCTCTTTGCCAGCCCCAAGAAGTCAATG TCTGCAAACCGTATCCTGAAGCTATCACCTGGAAGAGGGCTTTTTGGggatgatgatgaggatgatcTCTTCAGTACTGCAAAACCAAACATTCCG AAAATGGCCGAGAAGAAAACTCTACAGACCAGTGTCGGCCCTTCCTCAGTGAGCAGTAACCTAGAAAATGCTTTAAGTGCCAAGCAAGATGAGACTCTGAAGACAGCAAATACAGAG AAGTCTACAGGTCCCGTTCCCATTAAAACCAAAGAGCCTTCATCTCGGATTGGAAAGTTACAA GCTAACTTAGCTATTAACCCTTCAGCCTTACTACCTGGTGCAATGCCTAAGATCTCCAATGTTAAGTCCCCCTTACCAGTGCTGGACACTCCATTACATGAGCCCAAGGAGGTACAGAACAGTGAAGCcttctctgctgcaggaagcaatGAAGACCTTGGCGTAAGCTTTGATCAGCCCATGCAAGCAGACACCTTGCACAATGCCAATAAG ACCAGGATCAGGGTTCCAGGGAAGCGCAGACCCCCTAGCAGAATGGCGCGCCGTCTGGCTGCCCAAGAGGCTGAAGCAAGTGAGGAGGTGGACACTGCTAAAGAGCCACAATTCTCTCTACCAAAACAGATGTCAGCAGTAGTGAACATAAAAGAGGCCCTTGCTGCTGAAGCAGAATCCAAGGAAAATGGCTTTCTCTCTAGCTTGTCACTGCCAGCTCACAGCAGTGTTTTGTCTGCTGGGACAAACAAACTCCTTCCTCCAGAATCCACAGAAAACGGGGATGATCTGTTTGAATCTGAGGACCTTTTTGCAAGCAGCTCAACATCCAGACCAGCTGCACAATCAAAGTTGGAGGAAATGACAGACAGTATGGCTAACAAACCCATAAAGGGCAGGGAGAAAAAGCCTGATCTAGGTGATCAGGACAGCAATGATCTCCTCCAGCCTGTACAACACAAGTCTTCAACAAAAAGCAGCCCTATACCTTttttggaggaggaagaagaatcTCTCTTTACCTCtcagaaaattggaaaaaaggAGTTAAAATCTGCTGTCCACCAAGCAGGTGACCATACTGCCCAAGATATCTTTGAG GATGATATATTTGCTACTGAGGCAATTAAGCCAATGAccaaaatgaaagagaaaatgccaGAGACTAACCTGTTTGATGATAACATTGATATTTTTGCGGATCTAActgcaaaaccaaaagaaaagaagaccAAGAAGAAGGTGGAACAAAAATCCATATTTGATGATGATATGG ATGATATCTTCTCTAGCAGCCAAGTCAAGATACCTACTCCTAAAACCAGATCTTCCCAGGCAACCTCAGAAGCAAAATCTGAGAGCAAGATCCTGAGCACATTTGATGACCCGCTGAATGCCTTTGGAGGCCAGTAG